From the Musa acuminata AAA Group cultivar baxijiao chromosome BXJ3-1, Cavendish_Baxijiao_AAA, whole genome shotgun sequence genome, the window TTGCAATTTCTTTTTGTCTGTGTAGATTCATCCTGATGAACACCTTCTCGTCTTTCCGTTCCATAGGGACAAAGCATCGGTTCCATCAAGATTACATGGAAAAGCTTCCTCCGGCCAGCCAACTATCAAGTAATTATAAGAACCAGTCAGAGAGGATGCCATCGTCCATACGTTGATACGTTGTCTATAAACTTACATGTACATATGAGTCTTGTTACATATTATATCAATCTGCAGGAGTGATGACATGATCTCTTTATCACTAGCCTCCTAGGAACAATTGATTTATCTTTATCATCTATTCAACCCACAATCACAAAACTGAAAGCTCATTTGGCAGATCAAGATTAACATCAACTTGAAAACACCCAGGAAGATGTACCATTTATTAGCAAAAGTTAAGTTGGTCCACTAGATATCAGCATAACCATTCGGCATGATCCGTGCTCATTACCTTCTAATAGAAACTTAAGCAATAACTAAAGCATATAGGTGCACCAGTTTCTGAGTGTTACACTAACAGCTAGCTGCTTTACCTCCCCCAGTTGCTGCTGTCTCTGTGATGCTGGCCGGTCGATCCTTCGCCTGCTCGTCACCTACTCATACAAACCTAAGCATTAACCATAGCATAGATGCACCAGTTACGTAAGTGCTACACTAAGAGTTAGCTGCTTTACCTTCTTCCCCAGTAGCAGCTGTCTCTGTAATGTTGGGCAGTTGATcgtcttccttttccttctttaCAATGCTCTCCTTTTCAATCTCCACATTGTCTTTCTTAGCAGCCTCCTCTTTGATCTCCCTGTCACATGTTTGAATGGTGGCCCCTGCTAAACTGGAAGCCTTCGCCAGCAACTTCATCAGTGCCCTGTGTTTCTTCCCGCTGAGATGGGTGGTCATCATGATGTGGCTGTTGCATTTCACATTGCAGTGTTCGCACCAAAGGAAGGTCCCTTTCTGCAACACCTGGTGCATTTTCCCATCAACTGCAATATTCACAATTTTTGGTTCATTGTTCGGACTGCCCTCCTCATTAGCAACATCCATATCTGGTTGAGAACAGGTGTTCCCACCTTTCATCTTAGCCCCTGTTTTCACGGCCTGAAGTGCTGCTACTTTGGCTTTGTGTCTCTTCCCTTGGAGATGCTCGTTCAAAGCCATTTCACCAGTTGCTGTAACCCGACAGAGAGCACAACCCCAGTCCTTGCTGGCTAGCCTTGGGGCCTTATTGGGTGTTGCATTTGCTGCAACCTTCCTCTTTTTTTCACTGATCATATCATCTGATGGTTGGACCTACACCAAAAATTAAGAACAGTTTTGTGCTTTACTGATGATCGATATCACCTTAGATGTGAAATGTTTAGATGACACAAGTTTTGTGCCGGATGTGGTAACCATGGAACATTGtgcatttttataaatatttacaaATCCAAGTAAAGAAGAAATTGCAGATGAAAGATGAAATGTTCTTCAAACagaactagaccattgcaatactTTCCGGTCACACCCAGAGTTGGAGTTCTAAATGAATTTTAACAGAAAGAACAAAAACAATAATAGCATTATCTTCATTTCTTACCTGGGCAATGACCATGTCTTCGGGCACACAGGTACTTAACAAGCACACTAAATATGGGGGCCAAGCCAGTTGGCACAAGTCGAGAACGGGCTTGGTCATGTGTTGTTACAAACAAAGGCCAAACAATTGCAGCATATGTGGCAATCTGCTATCCGGGTTAAACGAGTGGAAAAAATCCCCCTACTAGAGGACTACAGTTTCTAATTCATTGACATCATTTGTCATCCATATCCAAAAATGTATATGCTTTAACATCAACCTGCCTTTTCTTATTCGCATAATTTAGTCAAATAAACAACCAGAAAAATTTACACCTCATGTACTTCTATGAATGCTCACCCATCTATATCTATATATCCACTCACCTTACTGAAATTCCAAAATGTGAGTATCATAACAGCTACATAGTAACTTAATCTAAGCTCCAAAATGCTAGCGTCAACTGTTATTTCCTATGCCAACTTTGTGTTGGCATAGGAATCAACTGAAGTCTTGTTATACCAAGACCCACTATTGGATGCATTCTTCTAAGTCATGGCACATCTGCCTTTTTCTTTTCAGATATTGTTGTTAATCTGATTTCATTGGTACTTTTACATCCACCACACTTGGCTTTTCTCTAAAGAATAACGATATCAATTAACATCTTATGCCAAAAGTATGTTTACATAGGATAGTGTACAAAAAGATATATGACATGGCAATTAGATATGTCAATTTAAGTTTAGTGTCCTTTCACATTTATAGGCTAGTTAGCTCTTGCTTGACCTTCTCTCCTTCGCTCTAATATCTCCAGCACAATCACTTGCTATCACATTTTTATTGTTATCATGTTTCATCATATGATAGTTGATCGTACAACTTAACTTCTTCCTAGCCTATGGAAAATGATCAACAGCAGATATTGTATCAAGGAGAGACAAGTAGATAATAGGCCCAAAGAAAAGGTTAACTTTCACTAATTCATGTCAAATAATCGTACatactgttttacaacaacaaaCTTATCCTATCTATAGATATATTTAACATAAAAATTTTGGAACAAAAACATTATTCCTTTGTACATCTAACATGCattgcttttttttgtttttttttcttcaaacatAATGATCTTCCAAATTAGAATAATTACATATTTATGTGATGAAGGCCTACCATAATGAAATTTTAACTTGCTTTTACTGTTTAAGGCCTTAATTGTTAGAAGCAAATATGGATGTCAGAGCAGATTTGAGCAAGCGGCAATATTTAAAAGTATAAAGAATATAAAGCAACAAGGAAGTACATAACTTATTCTAGGCTAAAAGAGTGAATTTAAGCACTAGAGTGTTCAGAGGCTCACTAACTTATTCTAGGCTGAAAGTTGTCAGCGAGAATGTTACAACAACAGAGCACAAGATGTTTGTCACTTGCGTAATTAGTACAAATAATTCCTTATATCTCGGCTGCATGCATTTATTACAGAAAAAGTATACTGAAGGAATAAAGATGGCAGTAATCCAGCTAGTCCaaacaaaatcataaaaataattatgatgTGAATTTCTGAAACTGTGTCCTGAATGCAAACTAGAACAACTTGAGTTAATGGCATCCAAGTCCTATTATCTAAAAAGGCAGTTCACTTACTGCATAATACTGAGAATGCATCTTGTAAATAGATTTACATAAGTGGAATGTAGTAAACAGGTCAACTCTAAAAGTAAGCAACATAAGCAAGCATAGCTAAAGACCAATGCTGTAGATGAAATCAAGAAAGCCCCACAAACCTAACAAGACAAAAAGAGAGGGGAAAAAACTTATATAGTTACTGAAAGAACGGAGGAATCTACAAACCTTATCTCCTGAGAACATTTTACCAAATATGCATCACGAGCAAAAATTTTACTCGACAATGACCCCGAGTAATAAGATGATTCATAAACAATTAAGAACCATAGTGTATGTGAACAAAGAGGAAGATTTCAGATAACAACCTCCGAATAAGATGTAGAGTTGTTGCTGTTCTGATCCAGATCCAGAGCGGGCATTTGTGAATCCTTTTTCTCTGTGATCATCGGTGGAGCGCCAAGGGTCCCAACCTCATCAGACCCAGCTTCAGGTGGAACCGTCAGCAGACATCGGCCATGTTCGCCCCTACGCTTCGGATCTGACGCAACAGAAGCAAATTTCTTCTGGTCCCGTAACCTCTCCGTATGAGCCCTTGCCGTCGCCAGCTCCACCTCCAGTTCTCTcctcacctcctcctcaaggatcCTCCTTGCCGTCATCTCCCTCAATATCTCCTCCCGGATCCGCTCCTTCTCGATCGCTCGCTGGAGAGGGTTCATCAGCGATATCGGCGCCGCTTCTCTAGCCCTCGCGAGATCTCCGGAAAAGCCGAGGAAGCTCACTAGCGATAGATGCATGTGGAACATATCGAACCTTCTTGAACACGATAACAGAAACAAAAATCGTCGAAGAGCCAAGTCATGAGGATCCAACCCCCGTACCTCTTAACGGCCGCTCCCTGATGTGTCCATCGGCGCAGAAGGAGAAGGGGTTTGCGGGAAGGCCGGACGGCTGATCCTCCTCGCCGGATCGACGGCGGAACTCCATGACGTCGACGAGATGAAGGGATTTGGTACGGTTCGGGCGACGATTAGGGCTCCAGAGGAAGAGAGCGATGAGTCTGTTTGATTCGGAGTTCTGCAGAGCCCAACGCGGAGAGGGCAATGACAAAAAAGGAGAGCTTCTTTAAACAAATAGAAAGCGAAGCGCGGGAGATGAGTGTTCGCGAGGGTGATTTAGTAAATACACGCTGATGGATATTTGCGACGATTCGATCTGAAAAGAGAGAAGATTCAAATCGGAGACCGAATCCGAACTCTCGGTAGGATGATTTGAGCCATCACATTCGAATCGAACGAActccgaatccgaatccgaatcccTGGCCGGGTCACGAAAGGAGTTACGCCTACAATACGATACGGAGTTATGGATGGAGCCGTTCATGGAGACATGcctagaattgggatggatccaaATCAAATCGACTCCGAATCCGAATTCTTGATGGGTTTGTATGGGGTTATGTGCAGAATTTGAAAATATTCAGATCCAAACGAGACGGAGTTACGCTTGGAATCCAAAAGAATTCGGGTCGGGTAAACCTCCAAATCGAATCCTCATCCGGATATTTGATGAATAGATTTGTATCTATTCATCAAAGAAAAAAAGCAGCTTAGTGGTTTGTGTCTGTAAAATAAAGCAATGAGGAGTCTCGACTCAACAATGATCATTAGGAAGACATTAAGAATTGAATTAGTAAGATCATCGATGAATGAGTTGGACATTTCAAATATTATGTTCAATGAGGTAAGAGATAAAAGTGATAGTGTTTGGAAAATTAATATCGATATATATAGATGAATCATAAATAATGATGCCGGTGGAGATTATTCGTTCATTAACGATGATTGTGAAAACAAACGCTATATATAAATAAGTATTTCTATGTATAATCAAATGACTAATTGAGATTAACTTATAATCAAATGAGCCTTGTTCTACTCGATATACATTATtaccataataaaataaaatgaaatacGTAGAACAGGACTTCTTATCGTCTAATTTATACGAGATATAGATGTTTTACGCTATCAAGTGAATTTTTTTATCCATTTAATCAAATTTACTTTTCTCTTCTAAGCATAACAACACTTAGAAAACAGTTAAGATCAAATCAATCTCTTCTAAGTATAATCCAATAGGATCAAGATTAACTAAATATGTTCGAACCATtacttttaaaatattaatattaaaaaattaatattatattcaTTTAAATATAAGCTTATGATTATctaagctaattatatattatctattataattagttatatttaacaTCCCGAcctttatattttcaaaagttacactatgatatctatatttataaaagtgaaatatttaataatatatacCGATaactatattaataaaaatacttATCACTAAGTATATGCTAACTTTGTCTTACTTTGATTTATCCATACGTGTTAGTATTTTTGTCAACAGATTTAACGATATAAGGAGaaaaaagattaaatattttatttttataagtatagggatttcaaatataatatttgaaaATATAGAAACTGATAtgctaaaataattaattacatgagataatctataattaatcatGATTATCTTCTAGTTTTAGAAAATTAAGTATAAGGATTTGAAGATTGTATATGGGCAAAATTATTTATTTGCAATCCaaaacaacacacacaaaaaaaaatattctttaagTTTTTAGATTAAAAATGATAGTGAAACGTCCTCCTCTCAAATCTTATGGAAAAAAACCTCATTTATCGTGAATGAAGGGGAcaatgtaaaataaataaataaataaataaataaattctatCTATATGTTTAAACTTTTAGTGTTAATTACGAATTTAAGATATCCCTTTTCattgaattaatatttttttatgccaCTTGTTCTACATTGATAATTAAGTAAATTGAACTACTTGAGCAgacaaaaataaatcttttgcaCTAATTAAATAggttatataatataaaattaattgataaaatacaAAAGAATCATTTATTGATAAGATAAATAAATATTGATGTGTTCCCATGCAAATACTCACGTGGAACAAGCACGGAAACGGCACGTGAACAGTGACGTCACCAATAATGGCTCGCATCAGTTATTCGACGGAAAGATTAAGGGTATTTTAGTCTAATCAACTTAAAAACCGCATCCGAGATGGAAACGCCCAAGGCGCGCCGCGGCATCAATGCGCTTCGATAAGTTGATCTCTACCCCTCTATGTTTATATAATTACGATAT encodes:
- the LOC103984584 gene encoding uncharacterized protein LOC103984584 isoform X2 is translated as MEFRRRSGEEDQPSGLPANPFSFCADGHIRERPLRVSFLGFSGDLARAREAAPISLMNPLQRAIEKERIREEILREMTARRILEEEVRRELEVELATARAHTERLRDQKKFASVASDPKRRGEHGRCLLTVPPEAGSDEVGTLGAPPMITEKKDSQMPALDLDQNSNNSTSYSEVQPSDDMISEKKRKVAANATPNKAPRLASKDWGCALCRVTATGEMALNEHLQGKRHKAKVAALQAVKTGAKMKGGNTCSQPDMDVANEEGSPNNEPKIVNIAVDGKMHQVLQKGTFLWCEHCNVKCNSHIMMTTHLSGKKHRALMKLLAKASSLAGATIQTCDREIKEEAAKKDNVEIEKESIVKKEKEDDQLPNITETAATGEEGLYE
- the LOC103984584 gene encoding uncharacterized protein LOC103984584 isoform X1; amino-acid sequence: MEFRRRSGEEDQPSGLPANPFSFCADGHIRERPLRVSFLGFSGDLARAREAAPISLMNPLQRAIEKERIREEILREMTARRILEEEVRRELEVELATARAHTERLRDQKKFASVASDPKRRGEHGRCLLTVPPEAGSDEVGTLGAPPMITEKKDSQMPALDLDQNSNNSTSYSEVQPSDDMISEKKRKVAANATPNKAPRLASKDWGCALCRVTATGEMALNEHLQGKRHKAKVAALQAVKTGAKMKGGNTCSQPDMDVANEEGSPNNEPKIVNIAVDGKMHQVLQKGTFLWCEHCNVKCNSHIMMTTHLSGKKHRALMKLLAKASSLAGATIQTCDREIKEEAAKKDNVEIEKESIVKKEKEDDQLPNITETAATGEEGDEQAKDRPASITETAATGGGKAASC
- the LOC103984584 gene encoding uncharacterized protein LOC103984584 isoform X3, which encodes MEFRRRSGEEDQPSGLPANPFSFCADGHIRERPLRVSFLGFSGDLARAREAAPISLMNPLQRAIEKERIREEILREMTARRILEEEVRRELEVELATARAHTERLRDQKKFASVASDPKRRGEHGRCLLTVPPEAGSDEVGTLGAPPMITEKKDSQMPALDLDQNSNNSTSYSEVQPSDDMISEKKRKVAANATPNKAPRLASKDWGCALCRVTATGEMALNEHLQGKRHKAKVAALQAVKTGAKMKVDGKMHQVLQKGTFLWCEHCNVKCNSHIMMTTHLSGKKHRALMKLLAKASSLAGATIQTCDREIKEEAAKKDNVEIEKESIVKKEKEDDQLPNITETAATGEEGDEQAKDRPASITETAATGGGKAASC